One window of the Manihot esculenta cultivar AM560-2 chromosome 14, M.esculenta_v8, whole genome shotgun sequence genome contains the following:
- the LOC110600114 gene encoding uncharacterized protein LOC110600114 translates to MSTISASIFPATHFLCSTNNSSSSRFSLFSFSCPSSLSRYPSCIYHLCHSRRKTLTVVSSKSSEAEEELSSTEDEWLKKLPDKKKPLYSHSLPCIEAWLRNLGFYRSKDDRAVWFIEKPEWHAQLSLDITDLFIRYLKSGPGNLEKDVERRFSYALSREDIENAILGGP, encoded by the exons ATGTCGACCATTTCTGCCTCTATATTTCCCGCTACCCATTTCCTATGTTCTACAAATAACTCATCCTCTTCGAGATTCTCTCTTTTTTCATTCTCATGCCCTTCCTCTCTTTCTAGATATCCTTCATGTATCTACCATCTCTGCCACTCTCGGAGAAAAACCCTAACAGTAGTTTCCTCTAAATCCTCTGAGGCGGAGGAGGAATTATCATCCACGGAAGACGAGTGGCTCAAGAAACTTCCCGACAAGAAAAAGCCTCTGTACTCTCACAGCTTGCCTTGCATTGAGGCTTGGCTTAGGAATTTAGGGTTTTACCGAAGCAAGGACGACCGTGCCGTTTGGTTTATTGAAAAGCCCGAGTGGCACGCCCAATTGTCTCTTGATATAACTGATCTATTTATAAG GTACTTGAAGAGCGGACCAGGAAACCTTGAAAAAGATGTGGAGAGGAGATTTAGTTATGCATTGAGTAGGGAGGATATTGAAAATGCCATTCTTGGAGGACCTTAA
- the LOC110600200 gene encoding plastidial pyruvate kinase 2, translating into MAQVVATRSIHGSLLCPNSGSLQQRVDKLKPLSFAAKILANEESKREKNGLKISPRNTHIAAANRSLRAEPQVIPVSPEDVPQREEQVLHLQHLGDTSVGVWSKPTVRRKTKIVCTIGPSTNTREMIWKLAEAGMNVARLNMSHGDHASHQKVIDLVKEYNAQSKDNVIAIMLDTKGPEVRSGDLPQPIMLTPGQEFTFTIRRGVGTADCVSVNYDDFVNDVEVGDMLLVDGGMMSLLVKSKTDYSVKCEVVDGGELKSRRHLNVRGKSATLPSITEKDWDDIKFGVENKVDFYAVSFVKDAQVVHELKNYLQSCDADIHVIVKIESADSIPNLHSIITASDGAMVARGDLGAELPIEEVPLLQEEIIRLCRSMGKAVIVATNMLESMIVHPTPTRAEVSDIAIAVREGADAVMLSGETAHGKFPLKAVKVMHTVALRTEATIAGGVMPPNLGQAFKNHMSEMFAYHATMMSNTLGTSIVVFTRTGFMAILLSHYRPSGTIFAFTNDKRIQQRLALYQGVCAVYMQFSDDAEETFANALSVLKNQGMVKEGEEVALVQSGRQPIWRFQSTHNIQVRKV; encoded by the exons ATGGCTCAAGTGGTGGCCACCAGATCGATTCACGGTTCGTTGCTGTGCCCTAACTCTGGATCCCTACAACAACGAGTGGATAAGCTGAAGCCTTTAAGTTTTGCTGCAAAAATATTAGCAAACGAGGAGAGCAAGAGGGAGAAGAATGGCCTCAAGATCTCTCCAAGAAATACTCACATAGCGGCTGCTAATAGATCCTTGCGTGCTGAGCCTCAGGTTATTCCCGTCTCGCCTGAGGACGTGCCGCAG agagaagagcaagttctgcaTTTACAGCATTTAGGCGACACATCAGTGGGTGTGTGGTCCAAGCCCACAGTTAGGCGCAAGACAAAGATTGTTTGCACCATCGGTCCTTCAACAAACACAAGGGAGATGATATGGAAGCTGGCTGAGGCTGGAATGAATGTCGCTCGATTGAATATGTCTCATGGAGACCATGCATCTCATCAGAAAGTTATTGATTTGGTTAAAGAATATAATGCACAGTCCAAAGACAATGTAATTGCAATCATGCTTGACACTAAG GGTCCTGAAGTTAGGAGTGGTGACTTGCCTCAACCAATCATGTTAACACCTGGACAGGAATTTACTTTTACAATTCGTAGGGGGGTGGGCACTGCTGATTGTGTCAGTGTTAACTATGATGATTTTGTTAATGATGTAGAAGTTGGTGACATGCTTCTTGTTGATG GTGGTATGATGTCTCTGTTGGTGAAGTCCAAGACAGATTACTCTGTGAAATGTGAAGTTGTTGATGGAGGAGAACTTAAGTCTAGGCGCCATCTAAATGTTAGAGGAAAAAGCGCAACACTGCCATCCATCACTG AAAAGGACTGGGATGACATCAAATTTGGGGTGGAGAACAAAGTTGACTTCTATGCAGTTTCGTTTGTTAAAGATGCACAAGTAGTTCATGAATTGAAGAATTACCTTCAAA GCTGCGATGCAGATATACATGTGATTGTAAAGATTGAAAGTGCAGATTCTATCCCAAATCTGCATTCGATAATCACAGCTTCTGATGGG GCAATGGTTGCAAGAGGAGACCTGGGGGCAGAGCTCCCCATTGAGGAGGTCCCACTTTTGCAG GAAGAAATAATCAGATTGTGCCGGAGCATGGGGAAGGCTGTTATTGTGGCGACAAATATGCTAGAAAGCATGATTGTTCATCCAACTCCAACCAGAGCAGAGGTGTCTGATATTGCCATTGCAGTTCGTGAGGGTGCTGATGCAGTAATGCTTTCTGGAGAAACTGCTCATGGAAA ATTCCCATTGAAAGCTGTGAAAGTTATGCACACTGTTGCATTACGAACTGAAGCAACCATAGCTGGTGGTGTAATGCCACCAAATCTTGGTCAAGCGTTCAAG AATCACATGAGTGAGATGTTTGCATACCATGCAACTATGATGTCAAACACTCTTGGAACTTCAATTGTTGTCTTCACCAGGACTGGCTTCATGGCTATATTACTAAGCCACTATCGACCTTCTGGCACTATTTTTGCCTTCACAAATGA CAAGAGAATACAACAGAGACTGGCTTTATACCAAGGAGTATGTGCTGTGTACATGCAGTTTTCAGATGATGCCGAAGAAACCTTCGCAAATGCCTTGTCAGTGCTCAAG AATCAAGGAATGGTAAAGGAAGGAGAGGAAGTTGCACTGGTACAGAGTGGCAGACAACCAATCTGGCGGTTCCAATCTACACACAATATTCAGGTCCGAAAAGTGTAG
- the LOC110599768 gene encoding receptor-like protein EIX2 gives MSITYTRSLLLFVLLVEHLLPALGFNQGAGDGRIHCIEIERRALLEIKQDLVDDYGHLDSWGSEEGKRDCCEWRGIQCSNQTGHITVLDLHVAELGDRNKPLRGKINHSLLKLQHLRYLDFSGNDFQGTLLPNFNGSLSKLRYLNISNVGFTGTLSYQLRNLSSLQSLDLSDNQLDGIIPSAFQNMISLKNLNLSFNTIEGTIPNFFGNFCSLHTLDLAGNNLTGQLPAFLEHLSGCAENSLEILNLKMNQLHGSLPDITRFSSLKELFLCENHLNGSFPERFSQLSDLVVLEVDHNQLAGSLPDLTIFPSLKRLSLSHNRLNGTVTESLGGLSKLEVLYANHNSFHGLITEAHFQNLSQLQELFLNKNPLALKFNSDWSPPFQLDTVCLMSCNLGPYFPKWLQNQNNYTSLDISDAGISGPVPEWFWNLSPRVRFLNLSHNLLSGMVPDLSSKFVGSPGIDLNSNLFEGPLPLLPSNALSLSLSKNRFLGSISSICNSIGRKLNFLDLSDNLLSGVLDDDCFMNGQQLVVLNLADNNFSGKIPNSVGSLSELQTFSLRNNSFSGEITLSFRNCSRLRFLDLSHNRLSGKIPAWIGESQRDLIFFSLQSNAFHGSIPVQLCWLQNILLLDLSINNISGTIPRCLKNFTHMSRKQGDNNYNFYDYNFSASSGEDGGFQAKYADSALIGWKGRTYRYDKNLQLLRIINLAENKLSGKIPGEITSLQALVGFNLSRNDLSGRIPLEIGKLKQLQWLDLSRNRLSGVIPDGMAKLYFLSYMDLSYNNLSGRIPTSTQLQSFDASTFSGNSNICGPPVIQKCPGDERPQVGPTNDDRQDNEENDDDFRKWFLAGLASGFSVSFVGILGILVQRPPWRRAFF, from the coding sequence ATGAGCATAACATATACAAGGTCCcttcttttatttgttttgcTTGTAGAGCACTTGCTCCCAGCTCTTGGATTCAACCAAGGAGCTGGAGATGGTCGTATTCATTGCATAGAGATCGAGAGACGAGCACTCCTCGAGATAAAACAAGACCTTGTAGACGACTATGGTCATCTCGATTCTTGGGGGAGTGAAGAGGGGAAGAGAGATTGTTGCGAATGGAGGGGGATCCAATGCAGCAACCAAACTGGTCACATCACTGTGCTTGATCTTCATGTTGCCGAGCTTGGTGATAGAAACAAGCCCTTGAGAGGTAAAATTAATCATTCATTGCTCAAATTGCAACATCTTCGCTATTTGGATTTCAGTGGAAATGATTTTCAGGGGACTTTGCTCCCTAATTTCAATGGCTCCCTCAGCAAATTAAGATACCTCAACATCTCCAATGTTGGTTTCACTGGAACCCTCTCATATCAGCTTAGGAACCTCTCAAGCTTGCAGTCTCTTGATCTCAGTGATAATCAATTGGACGGCATCATTCCATCTGCATTTCAGAACATGATTTCTCTTAAAAATCTTAATCTTTCCTTCAATACAATTGAAGGAACAATTCCAAACTTTTTTGGAAATTTCTGTAGTTTGCATACACTAGACCTTGCTGGGAACAATCTCACTGGACAGCTTCCTGCATTTTTAGAACATTTGTCCGGATGTGCAGAAAACTCATTGGAGATTCTAAACTTGAAAATGAATCAGCTTCATGGTTCATTGCCTGATATCACCAGATTTTCTTCCTTAAAGGAACTGTTTCTCTGTGAAAATCATCTGAATGGCTCCTTTCCAGAAAGATTCAGCCAACTTTCAGATCTTGTTGTCTTGGAAGTGGATCACAACCAACTGGCAGGATCATTACCTGATCTTACAATTTTTCCATCGTTGAAGAGGTTAAGCCTTTCGCACAATAGATTGAATGGGACTGTAACTGAAAGTCTTGGAGGCCTATCTAAGCTTGAGGTCTTGTATGCCAACCATAATTCTTTCCATGGTTTGATTACCGAAGCTCATTTTCAAAATCTATCCCAATTACAGGAATTGTTCTTGAATAAGAACCCTCTGGCTTTGAAATTCAACTCTGATTGGTCTCCTCCTTTTCAGTTGGATACAGTATGTCTTATGTCCTGCAATTTGGGGCCTTATTTCCCGAAATGGcttcaaaatcaaaataattataccAGTCTTGATATCTCTGATGCTGGAATTTCAGGTCCTGTTCCTGAGTGGTTTTGGAACCTATCTCCTAGAGTGCGTTTTCTAAATCTCTCTCACAACTTATTGAGTGGGATGGTGCCAGATTTATCCTCAAAATTTGTTGGTAGCCCAGGGATAGATCTGAATTCAAATCTTTTTGAAGGTCCTTTGCCGCTCCTTCCTTCCAATGCTTTATCCTTGAGTCTTTCTAAAAATAGATTTTTGGGCTCCATCTCTTCTATATGCAACTCCATAGGCAGGAAATTAAATTTTCTGGACCTCTCAGATAACTTATTATCTGGAGTCCTTGACGATGATTGTTTCATGAATGGACAACAACTGGTTGTCCTGAACTTGGCTGACAACAACTTTTCAGGAAAAATTCCAAACTCTGTGGGATCTCTATCAGAGCTCCAAACATTCAGTCTACGTAACAATAGCTTCTCTGGGGAAATAACTTTATCCTTCAGGAATTGTAGTCGGCTGAGATTTTTGGACCTTAGTCATAATAGGTTATCCGGGAAAATACCTGCATGGATCGGGGAAAGCCAGCGTGATTTGATCTTTTTCAGTTTACAGTCTAATGCGTTTCATGGAAGCATACCGGTTCAATTGTGTTGGTTGCAGAATATTTTGTTGTTGGACCTCTCCATAAACAATATTTCAGGAACCATTCCTCGTTGCCTCAAGAATTTCACCCACATGTCGAGAAAACAAGGAGACAACAACTATAACTTTTATGATTACAATTTTTCTGCATCTTCTGGAGAAGATGGCGGTTTTCAAGCGAAATATGCGGATAGCGCCTTAATTGGATGGAAAGGAAGAACATATAGATATGACAAAAATCTTCAACTTTTGAGGATCATTAATCTTGCGGAAAACAAATTATCAGGGAAAATTCCAGGGGAAATAACAAGTCTTCAAGCTCTGGTTGGATTTAACTTATCAAGAAATGATTTGAGTGGAAGAATTCCTCTAGAGATTGGAAAATTGAAGCAGTTACAGTGGCTTGATTTATCCAGAAATCGCTTATCAGGAGTAATTCCTGATGGCATGGCTAAGTTGTACTTTTTGAGTTACATGGACCTTTCCTATAACAACTTGTCAGGGAGAATTCCAACGAGCACTCAGCTTCAGAGCTTTGATGCTTCTACTTTTTCCGGTAATTCGAACATCTGTGGGCCACCCGTGATCCAAAAATGTCCTGGAGATGAGAGGCCTCAGGTTGGACCAACAAATGATGATAGACAAGACAACGAAGAAAACGATGACGACTTCAGAAAATGGTTTTTAGCTGGTTTGGCTTCTGGATTCAGTGTTAGCTTTGTGGGGATTTTAGGCATTTTAGTGCAGAGGCCTCCTTGGAGACGTGCTTTTTTTTAG